The Anoxybacillus flavithermus genome has a segment encoding these proteins:
- a CDS encoding peptidase M24 family protein has translation MERISKLQQKLKETNASWAFITSTANVFYFSNFYSNPHERLLAIVIFPNDEPFLICPEMDANQAKQAGWPYAIVSYDDVHNPWRMLSNELNKRNVQTEQIGIEKSHMTVSRLEQLQSYFPHASFVDLTDTLHELRMIKDEKELQTLRQAAELADFSVDIGVRSIKEGRTELEIIATIEYELKKKGVRTMAFDTMVLVGTNSAHPHGVPGMNRIQAGDFVLFDLGIVLDGYCSDITRTVVFGQPTEEQKRIYNTVLQAQQAAIHACQIGASIGSIDKAARSRIEQEGYGAYFPHRIGHGLGIDVHEYPSMNATNTMSLQAGMVFTIEPGIYVPSIGGVRIEDDVYMTEKGPLLLTTYPKELQIV, from the coding sequence ATGGAACGAATAAGTAAACTCCAACAAAAATTGAAAGAAACAAATGCATCATGGGCGTTCATTACATCGACAGCAAACGTTTTTTATTTTAGCAACTTTTACAGCAATCCACATGAACGACTGTTAGCTATTGTTATATTTCCAAATGACGAACCGTTTCTCATTTGTCCAGAAATGGATGCAAATCAAGCAAAGCAAGCGGGTTGGCCGTATGCGATCGTCAGCTATGATGATGTACATAATCCATGGCGTATGTTGAGCAATGAACTAAACAAGAGAAATGTACAAACAGAACAAATCGGCATCGAGAAATCTCATATGACAGTAAGTCGTCTTGAACAACTTCAATCATATTTTCCTCATGCCTCATTTGTCGATTTGACCGATACGCTTCATGAGTTACGAATGATCAAAGATGAAAAAGAGCTACAAACGCTTCGTCAAGCGGCTGAATTAGCTGATTTTAGCGTCGATATCGGTGTTCGTTCCATAAAAGAGGGAAGAACAGAATTAGAAATCATCGCGACAATTGAATACGAGCTAAAGAAAAAAGGGGTGCGCACGATGGCATTTGATACGATGGTCCTCGTTGGAACAAATAGCGCACATCCCCACGGTGTCCCAGGAATGAATCGCATTCAAGCAGGTGATTTCGTGTTATTTGACCTCGGTATCGTGCTTGATGGATATTGTTCCGACATTACGCGCACGGTCGTATTCGGGCAACCAACAGAAGAACAAAAACGCATATACAACACCGTCTTACAAGCACAGCAAGCTGCCATTCATGCATGTCAAATTGGTGCATCCATCGGAAGCATTGACAAGGCAGCTCGTTCACGAATTGAACAAGAAGGTTACGGGGCGTACTTCCCACATCGAATCGGCCATGGTCTCGGTATTGACGTTCATGAATATCCGTCCATGAATGCAACAAACACCATGTCACTTCAAGCTGGAATGGTATTTACAATTGAGCCCGGTATTTACGTCCCATCAATCGGTGGCGTACGCATTGAAGACGACGTATATATGACTGAAAAAGGACCTCTTCTTTTAACAACATATCCAAAAGAACTACAAATCGTATAG
- a CDS encoding metal-dependent hydrolase: protein MKLTYHGHSVVKIETNGKTIFIDPFITGNPLTDLKAEDVHVDVILLTHGHNDHVGDTVSLAKKNDALVIAPYELATYLSWKGVRIHPMHIGGSFTFDFGKVKLTQAFHGSSYVEENETIVYTGMPSGILFHAEGKTIYHAGDTALFSDMKLIGEMNDIDVAFLPIGDNFTMGPKDAAIAAKWLKAKMVVPIHYNTFPVIQQDPQQFVSMIEGIGRVLRIGESIEL from the coding sequence ATGAAGCTCACTTATCACGGACATTCTGTTGTAAAAATTGAAACGAACGGCAAAACAATTTTCATTGATCCTTTTATTACAGGAAATCCGTTAACGGATTTAAAAGCAGAGGACGTTCATGTCGATGTCATTTTATTAACACATGGCCATAATGATCATGTCGGTGATACGGTCTCATTAGCGAAAAAGAACGATGCCCTCGTCATTGCTCCGTATGAATTAGCTACGTATTTGAGCTGGAAAGGTGTTCGCATCCATCCGATGCATATTGGTGGATCATTTACGTTTGATTTTGGAAAGGTAAAACTAACTCAAGCGTTTCACGGCTCTAGCTACGTAGAAGAAAATGAAACGATTGTGTATACAGGAATGCCAAGCGGTATTTTATTTCATGCCGAAGGAAAAACGATTTATCATGCCGGGGATACAGCGTTATTTTCTGATATGAAACTTATCGGTGAAATGAATGATATTGATGTGGCGTTTTTGCCAATTGGTGATAATTTTACGATGGGACCGAAAGATGCGGCGATCGCAGCAAAATGGTTAAAGGCGAAAATGGTTGTTCCAATTCATTACAATACATTCCCTGTCATTCAACAAGATCCACAACAGTTTGTGTCAATGATTGAGGGGATTGGTCGCGTCTTACGAATTGGCGAAAGTATCGAACTGTAA
- a CDS encoding argininosuccinate lyase encodes MKKLWGGRFTKTAAQWVDDFGASIHFDQQLVEEDIEGSIAHVTMLGECGILPKEDVETIKKGLTKLLEKAKRGELSFSVTYEDIHLNIEKMLIDEIGPVGGKLHTGRSRNDQVATDMHLYLRKRVIEIIELIRQLQRVLVEKAEQHIETLIPGYTHLQRAQPISFAHHLMAYVWMFERDRERFAESLKRMNKSPLGAGALAGTTFPIDRHLTARLLGFDGIYENSLDAVSDRDFIIEFLSNSSILMMHLSRFCEELILWSSQEFQFIEMDDTFATGSSIMPQKKNPDMAELIRGKTGRVYGHLMALLTVMKGLPLAYNKDMQEDKEGMFDTVQTVIGSLNIFTGMIETMTIRTDVMEKATKQDFSNATELADYLAKKGVPFREAHEIVGKLVLTCIERGVFLADLPLHVYQQASPLFEEDIYEALNPYTAVNRRTSSGGTGFTEVKKAIEKAKQMIEA; translated from the coding sequence GTGAAAAAGTTATGGGGGGGACGATTTACAAAAACAGCAGCACAATGGGTCGATGACTTTGGTGCATCGATCCATTTTGATCAACAACTTGTTGAAGAAGATATCGAAGGAAGTATCGCGCATGTGACGATGCTTGGTGAATGTGGCATTTTGCCAAAAGAAGATGTTGAAACGATCAAAAAAGGATTAACAAAACTGTTAGAAAAAGCGAAACGAGGAGAGCTTTCTTTTTCTGTTACTTATGAAGACATTCATTTAAACATTGAAAAAATGTTAATTGATGAAATTGGTCCTGTTGGTGGTAAGCTTCATACAGGGAGAAGCCGAAACGACCAAGTGGCGACAGATATGCATTTATATTTACGAAAACGAGTGATAGAGATTATTGAACTAATTCGTCAGTTGCAACGTGTGCTTGTCGAAAAAGCAGAACAACATATCGAAACGCTTATTCCGGGTTACACGCACTTGCAGCGTGCGCAGCCGATTTCGTTCGCTCATCATCTTATGGCGTACGTATGGATGTTTGAGCGTGATCGCGAGCGTTTCGCTGAATCGCTCAAACGAATGAACAAATCACCGCTTGGCGCTGGGGCGCTCGCTGGGACGACATTTCCGATCGATCGCCACCTCACCGCCCGACTTCTCGGTTTTGATGGCATATATGAAAACAGTTTAGATGCGGTAAGTGATCGCGATTTTATTATTGAATTTTTAAGTAATAGCTCTATTTTAATGATGCATTTATCCCGTTTTTGTGAGGAACTCATTCTTTGGTCAAGTCAAGAGTTTCAGTTCATCGAAATGGATGATACGTTTGCGACAGGAAGCAGCATTATGCCACAAAAGAAAAATCCAGATATGGCTGAGCTCATTCGTGGAAAAACAGGGCGAGTATACGGTCACTTAATGGCTTTATTGACCGTTATGAAAGGGCTACCGCTTGCTTACAATAAAGATATGCAAGAAGATAAAGAAGGAATGTTTGACACCGTGCAAACGGTGATCGGTAGCTTAAACATTTTTACTGGTATGATTGAAACGATGACGATTCGCACAGATGTGATGGAAAAAGCAACGAAGCAAGATTTTTCGAATGCAACGGAACTAGCTGATTATTTAGCGAAAAAAGGTGTGCCGTTTCGCGAGGCGCATGAAATCGTCGGAAAACTTGTGCTGACATGTATTGAACGAGGTGTTTTTTTAGCTGATTTACCGCTTCATGTGTATCAACAAGCTTCCCCTTTATTTGAGGAAGATATTTATGAAGCGCTCAATCCGTATACAGCTGTCAACCGTCGCACGAGCTCAGGAGGAACAGGGTTTACGGAAGTGAAAAAAGCGATTGAGAAAGCAAAACAAATGATAGAGGCATAA